A window of Marinobacter sp. es.042 genomic DNA:
AGGCCCGCTGCGCGTCCATGGGAATAGGCGAATGGATCAAACGCGCTTTCTACAATGGGTAGCAGGGCATACTCTGCTGGAAGCCCGCGCGCTTCTATCTCGTTAACGATATGATAGAGGTAGCGGCTGCCACGCTCCACCACCCGATCAATGTAGCCAGGATGACGGGCATACCAGTTGAGCTGATCTCTTACTCGCTGGTTGTCAATGTTATGGTCCATCACGAATCCGGAACGGAGCCTCACCCAAAGATCCTGCTCAGCCACCCCTTGTTCAGGAGCTTTCTGAACCGGGTTGTCGAGTTTCTCACGGGCATCTCTTGCGGCGAGCTTCAATTCCGGCGCAATGGCTTCATCCAGAGGTTCGTTCCGGGTAGCGTTGCCGTTCTCTCCGGTCTCGACAGCTTTCTTGAGCCCTTCATCGCCCGCGGCGACCGTAACTTCCTGCGTGTTCAGCGGGCTTTGCTCTCCCTGGCTGATCAGACTGGTGCAGCCACTTGCAAGGGCTCCGGCGAAAAACAAAAACGACAATCGTCTGGCCGACATAACAGCATCCGGGTTCAGGTTGAGGCCGGATTCAGCATCTGAAACTCCGGCATATTGAACAATTTACGGTCACAATTTTGAAACGATTCTATGGGACCGATTAAAAAGGGGTCAAGAAACCTCTCGTTACGGCTCTGAGAGGATTTGTTAAGTGCGTATCGCCAGGCGTCAGAAATTATCCTTGCCGTGGCGGATGGCCGCAAAAATGGCATTCTCGGAATCGGCGGGCAGGCCGCGGCTTGCGCAATAGGCCCGGGCCGAGTCCACTACCGCCGGATCATCCCATCGCAGAAACGGATTGAGCCGTTTCTCGTTCTCGAGGATTGAAGGAACCGTCGGTTCTCCTGCATCGCGGGCGGCCTGACATTCCTGCTCGAACGCCCGGAGACCTTCGTCTTCCGGCAACCAGCTGCGGGCAAAGCGCAGGTTCGCGAGTGTGTACTCATGGGCGCAGTACACGGCGGTCTTGCCGGGAAGCGCCCGGAGGGTCTGAAGAGACTGACGCATCTGCTCCGGGGAGCCCTCGAACAGACGTCCGCATCCACAGACAAAAAGGGTATCGCCACAGAAGAGAACCGGCCGACCATTTACCTCGACGTCGGTGAAGTAGGCAATATGATCGAGAGTGTGGCCCGGAACGCCCAGGACCTGGAAGGTGATATCTTCCCAGATCACCTCGTCACCGGGATGAACCAGGTTGGTACTGCCTTTGAAGGGCGAATCCGCCGGGCCCGTTACTCTGCAATCCGGAAAACGGGAAATCAGGTCTTTGACACCGCCGACATGGTCCGGATGATGGTGGGTCACCAGAATGGCTTCCAGGGTCAGTCCGTTCTCGGCCAGATGGTCCAGAACCGGTTGTGCCTGGCCCGGGTCCACGATCAGCGCCTTGTTGCTGGCGGTTTCGGAAAGGCACCAGATATAGTTGTCACTGAAGGCGGGTATGGCGGAAATGGTCAGCATAGGGCCCCACATGTGCTTATCGAATGTGACTGATATGATAGAGCATTAAATACAAGGCCCCAACCATGGGAAAGGGCTTCCGGGAGTGGCGCATTGGTGAGTGAATCCGAGGCAGTTGATTATTCCGCCAGACATGAGAGTTTCGAGCGCTGGTTCCAGACCCCGCTTGGTCGGGCACTGTTGGCCGACCAGAGACGCTTTGTCGACGCCGAGCTACAGCGTTTGACAGGCGCCAGGCAGTTGCAGGTGGGGATAAGCCATCGGTTGCCATTGGCTACCGGCACGGATTTCTCCCAGAAGATCATGACAGCGCCAAGATGGTATCCCCACATACCGGACGGGGTCGCTATCTGCGATGCCGACGAGCTGGCCTTTCCCGGTGACTCGATGGATCTTGTCGTGCTGCATCACACGGCCGATTTTTCTCCTTACCCTCACCAGGTGATTCGCGAAGCGGCGCGCGTGCTCCGGGGAGAGGGCACGATGGCCCTGTTTGGTTTTAATCCTCTGAGCCTCTGGGGCGCGCGCAAACTGATCTCCAGGAGTAGCGAGGGCCCGTGGGGCGGTCGCTTCCTCTTGCGCGGACGCATGGAAGACTGGCTGCACCTGCTGGGCTTTAATGTCGAAGCCTCGATTACCCGGTTTTTCAGAACACCACTGCAGCGCAGTGGTCGCAAGCCGACAAGCCGGATTGACAACCGTTTGTCCGGAAATCGACTCCTGCCAGTCGGCGCCTATTACTGTATCCTTGCCAAAAAACGCGTCCACGCCCGGTTGCCAAGGCGCCCCGTCTGGCGCCAAAGCAAGGTGATTGCTCTGCCGGGCACCGGTACCGTTGGCGCCTCCCGAGGTTGCAGCCGCAGTGGCTCGCCGATTAACAGACCGAAGTGAATCACCGAAAATCAAACCAGGAGGCTGAATGGCCGGCAAGGTAACCCTCTATACGGATGGCGCCTGCAAAGGCAACCCCGGGCCCGGCGGCTGGGGCGTGGTTTTGCGCTATGGCGACAATCGAAAGACCCTGCACGGCGGGGAGACGAATACCACGAACAACCGCATGGAGTTAATGGCAGCCATCCGTGGTCTGGAGGCCCTGAAGCGCCCGTGCGAGGTGGAGCTGTTTACGGATTCGCAGTACGTGCGTAAAGGCATTACGGAATGGATGGCAGGCTGGAAGCGAAACGGCTGGAAGACCTCCGCGAAAAAGCCCGTGAAGAACGAAGATCTCTGGCGCGAGCTGGATGTCGAAGTGGCCCGGCACGAGGTTAACTGGCACTGGGTAAAGGGGCACTCTGGTGTTCCTGACAATGAGCTGGCGGATGAACTGGCCAATCGCGGCGTCGATGAGCTTTCCGGCGCATAGATTCAGAGCGCATAAATACAGATAACCAGGTACAGGCAATGAGACAGATCGTACTGGATACAGAAACCACGGGCATCGACCCGGCAGAGGGTCACCGGATCATCGAGATCGGTTGTGTTGAATTGATGGAGCGCCAGCTCACCGGCCGCAACTACCATGTCTATATCAACCCGGACCGGGAGGTAGAGGCGGAGGCGATCACCGTTCACGGCATCACCAACGAGTTCCTTGCCGACAAACCCCGTTTCGCGGAAATCGCCGATGAGTTTTTCGAGTTCATCAAGGGCGCCGAGCTGGTTATCCATAACGCTGCGTTCGACGTCGGCTTCATGGACTCGGAATTTGCTCGCCTCAAGCCGGTACGGAAAACCGCGGACCACTGCGGAATCGTTGACTCCCTCGCCATCGCAAGGGCCCGCCACCCGGGGCAGAAGAACAACCTGGATGCGCTTTGCAAACGCTACGGTGTGGACAACAGCAATCGTGACCTCCACGGCGCATTGCTCGATGCGGAGATCCTGGCCGATGTTTACCTCCTGCTTACCGGTGGCCAGACCGCGCTGTCACTGGATGCCGGATCCGAGAACGGCGGCGGTAACGGCGGGATTCGAAGGCTACCTGCTGACAGAGCGCCTTTGTCGGTGGTTCGTGCTTCCAGTTCAGAGGCCGAAGCTCACGAAGAGTTCATGTCGTTGCTCGAAAAACAAGCGGGCGAAACCGTGTGGGGTAAACTCCAGAGCCCGGAATGAGAACTGGGTCGGGCTGTACCAAATGTTACATTCCGCCTTTCTTGAGGTACTTGAGTTTTATGTTATAAGTAATGATAAGTTCGCCAGTTTTTTGCGAACTGGCTTTGGCCGGAAAAGGGGTTAGTCGGCCCAGAACAAAAAGGCCTGGTACGTTATAGCCGGACCAGTGACCACCAAAGAGGATGCGGTAGTCTCCGCAACATTAACGGGAAGCGTTTATGGTTCAGTCGTCTCTCGCGACGAAATCGCAGTCTTTTGATCTGGTCAAAAGTGAAATAGAGCAGACCATCAAGCAGGCAGAATCCAGCCTTGAACGCTTTCAGGAAAACCGCGAAAGGGGTGAGGATCTCCAGAACTGTGTTGATTTCATCAACCAGTTACGGGGTATTTTCATTCTGGTGGAGCTGCGGGGCGGAACCCTGCTGTGCCAGGAAGCAGTAACTATGGCCAACGACGTTCCCGTTGGCGCTAATGACGACAAAAACATCCTTCTTACTACCCTCAATAGCGCTCTGTTCATTCTTCGGCGCTATGTCGAGTACTATCATCAGCAGCGGGAAGACCATCCCGAGTTGTTGCTTCCCGTGATCAATGACCTCCGAGAGGCCCGCCGGGAAAAACCCTATCCCGAATCCTGTTTTTTTGATGTCGATGTCAAAGAGAGGCCGGATTTTTGTGCCGGTTTGTCATTGCAGCCGTTTGAGGGAAATGAGGCGGATTACGAAGTCATGGCGCGTCGCATGCGCCTGACCTTCCAGGTTGCGCTTTTGGGAATTCTTCGCGACCGGAACGATGTGGTAAACAAGAAATTGATTGGCCGCGCTTCGAGAGGGCTTGCCCGTCTTTGCCAGGGCGCACCTATGGGGCAGATGTGGTGCCTTGTCGGCATCGTTGCGGACACCATGCTTGATCGTGCCATGGTCTTTAACAAGGCCCGAAAGCGCATGTTCATGCGGATCGAGAAATACGCCCGGGAAGTGGTATACGTGGGCAAGGTTGCCACGGGTAAAGACGCGCCGGATTCGCTTGTTCGGGATCTGGTCTATCTGCTTTATCGCAGTGGCTCCGCTAACCCTGAAGTAACACAGGTGCTGTCGGCCTACCATCTCGCGCCGGCGGATTTTCCGGATTCCATGCTGGAAGCCCATGCGCGCAGATTGTACGGTCCTGGCAGTGATGTCCTTAAATCTCTGTCAGAAGCCCTGCAGGATGAACTGAACCAGTTGAAGGACAAACTGGACATCATTGAGCGCGGTATCGAGCCGGATCTGGCGGAGCTGTCTTCCATTGCCGATGCCCTTGAACGACTGGCCAACACGCTGGTGATGCTTGACCTGAACAAGCTGGCGGGCGTTTCAAGAGAAGAGGCGAGCAAGCTTCGGGGTTGGGAAGCAGAATCTCGCTTGCCCGGTGATGATGAACTTTATCGACTCGCCGACTCGGTTCTGGGGATCGAAGACGCCGTCATGCAGATCGTGACCCGTGGCATCACCTCCGAAACCGACGCGTTGGCCGGTGGTGAACGCAAGCGGGAGGAGTCTATCTACCTCCGTGAGGCGCTCTATGTCGTGGCTGATGAAGCCCGTGGGGCATTGACCCTGGCAAAGCGAGCAATCACCGCTTTTATTGAATCCGACTACGACAAATTGCATCTTGCCAATCTGCCTGCAACCCTGCACAGCATCTGGGGTGGCCTGCAAATGGTGAATGATCGCGGAGCCGCCGGCGTTCTGGAGCGGGTTGCGGCTTCAATTCAGGAGCGCTTGCTGGATGCGAAGGAAGCGCCGGCCGCCCAGGTGCTCGAGGCGCTGGCGGACGCTCTGACTTCGCTGGAGTACTACATCGAGAGTATTGGCAAAAGCGAAGACCGAAACGTAGACCTACTGAAACTGGCTGAATCGTCGCTGGACGATGTAGGTTTGTAGTTCCATGTCTCACACGCTCGCTATCATTGTACTGGCCGCTGCCGGCGCTGTGATGGTGATAGCGGGCCTGCTGTTTTTCAGGCACCCTCGATGGTTGCTCACCTGGATTAAAGGAACGGCGGTTTTCGGTGTCATTCTGGCCGGTTTATATGTCCTCGTTATTGCGGTAAATCTGACCAGCTATCAGTCGCTGGTAGGCTTGCAGACCGCGGCAAGCATCTCCACCCAGAGACAGGCCGAACAGATCTGGCAGGTTTCCCTCCAGAGTCAGGATGGGTTGTCCGTGGTGAGAACGCTGCAGGGCGATCAATGGCAGATTGACGCCAGGATTCTCCGTTTTACCGGACCCTTCCGTTGGCTTGATATCGCTCCCGGTTACCGGCTTGAGCAATTGAGCGGGCGTTACACGTCGCTTGAGCAGGAGCGGTCGGCCCCGAGGACAGCCATAGGGCTGGCTGAAGGTATCTGGCCTGATCTCTGGCAGTGGGACCGTCAATTCAACTTGCCGTTTGCAGAGGCCGTGGACGGAAGCATGACGTTCATGCCAATGCGGGATGGGGCTGTTTTCGAGGTAAAGCTTTCCTCTTCGGGCCTGGTTGCTGTTCCGGTAAACGAGCAGGCGAGGGAAGCCGTGCAGTTCTGGAATCAATAGATTTCCGGGCATAAAAAAAGCCTGCGTCTAGACGCAGGCTTTTTTTGTGCTTGACGGGAGCAATCAGCCCATCTTGAACAGTTCGCCCAACTTGGTTGCCAGCATCATATCGCCTTCGGCGCGCAGTTGACCTGCCATGAATGCCTGCATGCCGTCGGTCTCGCCAGAAACGATGCCCTGCAGGGTTTCGGAGTTCATGATCAGGGTGACAGAAGGATCGTCATGGGCGCCTTCGTGCTTTTTGCAGGTGCCGTCATTGATGACGAGGTGGTAGGTCTTGTCGTCCTCGATGTCGAACTGGAATACCAGGTCCAGGCCTTGAGCTGCGTCTGCGTTGAAATTCTGTTCGAGTTGTTCAAATACCTGAGCTACAGACATTGTTTTACCCTTTTGATGGTTGTCTAGTCATGATCACGACGGCTTGATGTCCCTGGCTGCACGAGCCTGATCGGGTGCCCGGGTAGAGCCGACCTCGCAATCCGACTTTATGGTGAGTGGTCGGCCCTGTCAAGATCGATCGAACGCTTGTTTTAATTTTTTTGCTCTCCTTATCACCATAAATTCGGTAAGTTACACTCTTGTTCCCGCACACTGAGTTGGAGAAGCACTTTGGAGTTCCTGACAGAATACGGTTTGTTTTTGGCCAAGATTGTTACTTTCGTGGTGGCGGCCCTGGTAGTGATCTCTGTCATCATGTCCGCGGCCCAGAAGGATCGGGGTGATCATGAGGGCGAGGGAGAACTCAAGATCCGGAAACTCAACGAGAAATACGAAAAGCTGCGTGAAACGATTCAGTCCCGGCTGATGTCTGATCACCAACGAAAGGTGTTCGAGAAGGCCCGGAAAAAGGCTCAGAAGGCGGAGAAGAAAGCGGCCAAGGCCGCGAAGAATACCGATGAGCAGGATGACAGTCGTGGTCGCGTCTATGTTCTGGATTTCGACGGCGATATCAAAGCCAGCGACACAGATCCGCTTCGCAGGGCAATTACAGCGGTGCTGAGTATTGCCGATCCGGAAAAAGACGAAGTGGTTATCCGCCTCGAGAGCGGTGGTGGGCTGGTTCATTCCTATGGCCTTGCGGCCGCCCAGCTGGACCGGATTCGCAGCAAGGGTCTGCGCCTCACCGCCTGCGTTGACAAGGTGGCGGCTAGTGGAGGCTACATGATGGCCTGCGTCGCAGACAGGATCGTTGCTTCGCCTTTTGCCATCCTGGGCTCGATCGGTGTGGTTGCCCAGCTTCCGAATTTCCATCGTTTCCTCAAGAAGAACGACGTGGACTTCGAAGTGCTCACCGCTGGAGAGCACAAGCGCACCATGACTATCTTTGGTGAAAACACCGATAAAGGACGACAGAAATTTCTGGAAGATCTTGAAGACACTCACGGTCTTTTCAAGGAGTATGTCAGCGAACGCCGGCCGGACCTGGACATTGCAGCCGTTGCCAATGGAGATATCTGGTTCGGCAAGCGAGCGCTCGAAGTGAAACTGATCGATGAGATCCAGACCTCCGACGAATATCTCATTGAAGCCTGCGACCGGGCAGACGTAGTCTCAGTGGCATACCAGCGCAAACGGACCCTTCCGGAAAAACTCGGATTGGCCACTAGTTCGGCGCTTGAACACACTGTCTGGAAAGTCCTGGGCGCCTTCCGCAACCAGAAGTTCCAGTAGACCACTGAACGCGGAGACGAATGATGACAACCAATTCCGAATTCAAGGCCTGGCGCGTTGAAGAGCAGGACGGCGAGTATGTCGGTGCCGAGAAATCACTGAGTACTGCCGACCTTCCTGATGGTGACGTCCTGATACGGGTAAGCCATTCTTCGCTCAACTACAAGGATGCACTGTCAGCTTCCGGCAATAAGGGCGTTACCCGTTCTTTTCCCCATACCCCGGGTATTGACGCAGCAGGGGAGGTCGTCGATTCCGCCACTGGCAAACCCTCGAACGGCAGTCCGGTTATCGTGACCGGGTACGACCTGGGCATGAATACGGACGGTGGTTTTGGCGAATACATCCGCGTACCTGCCGCCTGGTGTGTTCCCATGCCGGAAGGATGGAACGCTCGTACCGCTATGATCTATGGCACCGCCGGCCTCACCGCCGGTCTCTGTGTTCAGAAGCTTCTGACTATGGGCGCCAAGCCGGAGCAGGGCAAAGTCGCTGTTTCAGGAGCCTCCGGTGCCGTTGGCTCCGTTGCGGTGGAACTGCTTGCCAGACTTGGGTTCGACGTCGTTGCCATAAGCGGCAAGGCCGACCATGCAGACGATCTCAAAGCTCTCGGGGCTAAAGAAGTTGTGGGTCGTGAAACCCTGGCCGAAGAAAAGAAACCCCTCGTTAAACCGGCATTTGCGAACGCTGTCGATACGGTGGGTGGTGGCCCATTGGCCGAACTGCTCAAGCAGATCAAGCCTGGTGGCTCAGTGTCCTGTTGTGGTCTCGTAGCCGGTCCGGGCCTTCAGACCACCGTGCTGCCGTTTATCCTGCGAGGCGTGAATCTGCTGGGTGTCGATTCGGTAGAGATTCCCCTGCCAGAGAAAGAATCGGTATGGAAAAAATTCGCCGGGGAGTGGGCGTGTCCGAAGACCGAGGCGTCTGCCCGGGATATCGGTCGCGGTGAGCTCGATGGGGCGCTGAAGGCGTTCTTGAAAGGTGAATCAGCCGGCAAGATTGTCCTGGATCACTCTAAATCAGAAGCGACTCCAACCGAGAAGCTGGAATAGAAGAGAGGGAAAAGCCCCTCTCTTCGTACTCTAAAGCTTGATGACTAGGAGGCCCGACGCCGGAACAGCGGGATCTCCGTATCGGTCGCGGCCTGGTAGCCCTGACTGAAGAAGTTCAGGCACCGCGCAGCCTTGTTGATGTCCTTATCGGCCCGAAGGACATAAGCATCGAATCCGCAGCGTTTCATGAACTGCAGCTGATCCAGCAGTACGTCTCCGATGGCCCGAAGCTCGTTCTTGTAGCCGAAACGCTCACGCAGTAGCCGGCCAATGCTGTAACCGCGCCCGTCACTGAACTTCGGAAAATTCACAGCGATCACCGGCAATTCGTTCACCCGACCGTCCAGAATTTCGGGCTCGTCGTGGCTGTTGAACCACACGCCAATTTCCTGTCGTCCGGTAAAATGCTCATAGCCTGCCAGCCAGAGATCCGCAGGGATTAACGCCGGCTGGTCGGCCGGAATATCCATCGATTCGCCCTCGGCGGGGCGGGGCACCACTACCCAATTGTCCTGGCGGATGCTGCCATCCAAAGAAATAACGTTAGGCATAAACCCGCTCCTTGAATGGATCAATTCCTACGCGGCGATAGGTGTCGAGAAAGGTTTCCTCTTCCGTGCGCTTGTCTACGTAGACATCAATGATCTTTGAAATCACCTTGGGCATCTCATCCCGTGCAAAGGAAGGCCCCAGAATTTTGCCGATTGAGGCATCATGATGGGACGACCCGCCCAGACTGATCTGATAGAACTCCTGGCCTTTCTTGTCGACGCCGAGAACACCAATGTTGCCGACGTGGTGGTGACCGCAGGCATTCATGCAGCCGGAAATGTTCAGATCGATATTGCCCAGGTCGTACAGATAATCAAGATCATCGAACTGCCGCTGGATGGCCTCGGCCACCGGGATAGACTTGGCATTGGCCAGGGCGCAGTAATCACCACCGGGACAGCAGATAACATCAGTCAGGGTGTTCAGGTTCGCGGTACCGAAACCCATGGGTGTAATCGCCTGCCACAGTTCGAACAGCCGATCCTGGCGCACATCGGCCAGCACTACGTTCTGTTGATGAGTGACCCGGATTTCTCCGAAGCTGAACTCGTCTGCCAGATCGGCAATCTGTTCGAGCTGCTTGTCACTGACATCGCCTGGAGGAGTGCCGGTTTTTTTCATTGTCAGGGAGACGATGGCATAGCCTGCCTTCTTGTGGGTGTCCACGTTGTGGGTCAGCCACTGGTCAAAGCCCCGGTTCTCAAACCGCTGGCTGGCCAGCAGGCCCGTGGCATTGTCGATTTCCGCGTAATCCGGTTCGGTAAAGTAAGCCTGGATGCGTTGAATCGCCTCGGGCGTCAGCCGGGTCGGGGATTCCTTGATATGCTGCCACTCTGCTTCCACCTTTTCAGCAAAGCCTTCAGGGGTCAGAGCCTTCACCAGAATCTTGATCCGGGCCTTGAACTTGTTGTCGCGCCGACCGTACCGGTTATAGACGCGAAGCACGGCTTCCAGGTAGGTCAACAGATCCAGTTCCGGCAGGAAATCGCGAATAACCGGCCCGACCATGGGCGTACGGCCGAGACCACCGCCCACGTGTACCCGGAAACCGAGATCGCCGGTCTCGTTGCGTACCATCTGAAGGCCGATGTCGTGCACCTGGATGGCGGCTCGATCGGTTTGTTCGGAAGCGTTCACGGCAACCTTGAATTTCCGCGGCAGGAAGGCGAATTCCGGATGGAACGTGGACCACTGGCGAATAATTTCGCAATAGGGCCGCGGATCTGCAATCTCGTCAGACTGAGCACCGGAGAACTGGTCTGTGGTGGTGTTACGAATGCAGTTGCCGCTGGTCTGGTTGGCGTGCATTTCCACTTCAGCGAGTTCCGCAAGAATGTCTGGAACGTCTTCCAGCGCCGGCCAATTAAGCTGCACATTCTGGCGGGTGGTGAAGTGCGCATAGCCTTTGTCGTAGTCCCGCGTGATTCGGGCAAGCCGGCGAAGCTGGTCCGAGCGCATCATGCCGTAAGGAACACAGATCCTGAGCATGGGGGCGAGACGCTGAACGTACAGGCCGTTCTGCAGGCGAAGGGGAAGAAACTCGTCTTCAGCCAATTCTCCGGCCAGCGCTCTTTCCGTCTGGTCACGGAACTGGGCAACCCTCTCGGCAGCCATTTGCCGATCGTGTTCATCGTATACGTACATAGTGGGAGGATCCTGCTTGAAAGCGACATATCCAGGCCGACGGCCTTATATCTGACGGGAAGGATAACAGCGGGTTTTTATTCTTAAAATGATTATTTCAAAATATGTTTATCGACTCAGGCGATAAGCAGAAGGAACAAGGGACTGGACGAATATCAATTAACTGCTTAACTTGGAAGATGACGTTAGCAGTGTGCGCTGCTGCCGTGATAACAAGAAAAACACGGGACAAAAACTCGGAAAGAGGAACAGACATGAAAAAGACCGCACGTTCTGACAGTCAGGCCGATGCCGTTGCTGCCGTGCTGCTGGTGGTTCTTGCCGTGGCTTTCGCGGTGGTCTGGGTAGCTGGCCAGTAGTCTACTGGCTCGCCAGGACCAGATTTACAATAACGATCAGGCCCACAACAAAGCTGGCTGTGAACAGAATGCCGGCGATGATGTAAGGCCAGGGGCTATGGCTTGAAAAGTCCTCCTCCCGGCGCTTGTCGGACTGAACTCCGAACGCGCCGGCGAGTATGCTTTGCATGACTTTCAAGACGCCAGGTCCACGCGGCTTTTTTTCTTCCCGTTTTTCCGCTTCTGTAGATTCTGTCATACATCCGCCCCTGATCTGTGCTTCACCCGAAGCTTACTCTGCCGGATCGTACGCCAGGCTTGGCGCAAGCCAGCGTTCTGCCTCGGCCTTGGAAATGCCTTTGCGTTCAGCATAGTCCTCAACCTGGTCAGCGCCAATTTTCCCTACCGCAAAATACTTGGATTCCGGATGCGCAAAGTACCAGCCGGAGACGGCAGCGGTCGGGAACATGGCAAAGTGCTCGGTCAGCTCGATGCCCGCGGTATCAGTGGCCTCAAGCAAACTGAACAGTGTTGCCTTCTCCGTGTGGTCCGGGCACGCCGGGTAGCCGGGTGCCGGACGTATTCCGCGGTACCTTTCCTTTATCAGGTCATCGTTGGCCAGCTTTTCATCAGCGGCATAGCCCCAGAACTCCTGGCGAACCCGCTCGTGCATCCGCTCGGCGAAAGCTTCTGCCAGGCGGTCGGCCAACGCCTTCACCATAATCGCGTTATAGTCGTCGTTGGCATCTTTGAACTCTACCGAGAATTCTTCTGCTCCAATGCCGGTGGTGACCGCGAAACCGCCCACGTAGTCCACGGTGCCGGAGCCTTCAGGCGCTACAAAATCCGATAGCGCCATCATGGGTTTGCCCGGTGCCTTTTCATCCTGCTGACGAAGGTGGTGCAGGGTAGTCAGCTCCTCGGTGCAGGATTCGTCCGTGTAAAGCACAACATCGTCACCACGGCGGTTGGCTGGCCAGAAACCGATGACGCCACGGGCAGAGACCCGTTTTTCATCAATCATCCGGCGCAGAATCTTCTGGGCATCGTCAAAGAGGTGTCGGGCAGCCTCGCCACGCTTCGGGTCATCAAAAATGGCCGGGTACTTGCCAGAAATATCCCAGGACATGAAGAACGGCGTCCAGTCGATGTAGTCCGCCAGCTCGTTGAGGTCATATTCCTCGAACACCCGGATGCCGGTGAAAGCCGGCTTTGGAGGCTGGTAGCCTTCGAAGGAGATGTCGGGGGCGCGATCACGAGCTTCCTTCAGGGAAACCAGCTTGGTGCGGTCACCCCGGTTCTTGCGGCGTTCGCGGATTTCGTCATATTCCGTACGGGCGGCTTCCACAAACTCGGGCTTCGCATTCTTGCTCAGAAGCTGGGATGCGACGTTCACGCAGCGGGATGCGTCCGACACGTACAGCGCGATGTCGTTCTTGTACTGGGGCTCGATTTTTACCGCGGTATGCGCCTTGGAAGTTGTTGCGCCACCGATCATCAGCGGAATGTTGAAATCGAGTCGTTGCATCTCGCGAGCCACGTGGACCATTTCGTCCAGAGACGGTGTAATCAGACCGCTCAGACCAATAAGATCGACATCGTGTTCTTTTGCAGCAGCGAGGATCTTGTCGCAGGGCACCATTACACCCAGGTCAATCACCTCATAGTTGTTGCATTGCAGGACCACACCCACGATGTTCTTGCCGATATCATGGACATCGCCCTTTACCGTGGCCATGAGGATCTTGCCCTTGGCTTTCTGATCTTCCGTTTTCTCCGCTTCGATGTAGGGAATCAGGTGTGCAACCGCCTGTTTCATAACGCGGGCGCTTTTGACCACCTGGGGCAGGAACATCTTGCCATCGCCGAAGAGGTCTCCGACCACGTTCATGCCATCCATCAATGGGCCCTCAATGACCTCAATGGGATGTGTGGCTCTCTGGCGGCAGGCTTCGGTATCGTCCACGATATAGGTGGTTATGCCTTTGACCAATGCATGTTCCAGGCGCTTCTCCACCGGCCATTCACGCCAGGCCAGGTCTTCCTCCTGGGTTTTGCCGCCTTTGCCTTTGTAGCGTTCGGCGATC
This region includes:
- a CDS encoding YhdH/YhfP family quinone oxidoreductase; this encodes MTTNSEFKAWRVEEQDGEYVGAEKSLSTADLPDGDVLIRVSHSSLNYKDALSASGNKGVTRSFPHTPGIDAAGEVVDSATGKPSNGSPVIVTGYDLGMNTDGGFGEYIRVPAAWCVPMPEGWNARTAMIYGTAGLTAGLCVQKLLTMGAKPEQGKVAVSGASGAVGSVAVELLARLGFDVVAISGKADHADDLKALGAKEVVGRETLAEEKKPLVKPAFANAVDTVGGGPLAELLKQIKPGGSVSCCGLVAGPGLQTTVLPFILRGVNLLGVDSVEIPLPEKESVWKKFAGEWACPKTEASARDIGRGELDGALKAFLKGESAGKIVLDHSKSEATPTEKLE
- a CDS encoding DUF934 domain-containing protein, with protein sequence MPNVISLDGSIRQDNWVVVPRPAEGESMDIPADQPALIPADLWLAGYEHFTGRQEIGVWFNSHDEPEILDGRVNELPVIAVNFPKFSDGRGYSIGRLLRERFGYKNELRAIGDVLLDQLQFMKRCGFDAYVLRADKDINKAARCLNFFSQGYQAATDTEIPLFRRRAS
- a CDS encoding nitrite/sulfite reductase; translation: MYVYDEHDRQMAAERVAQFRDQTERALAGELAEDEFLPLRLQNGLYVQRLAPMLRICVPYGMMRSDQLRRLARITRDYDKGYAHFTTRQNVQLNWPALEDVPDILAELAEVEMHANQTSGNCIRNTTTDQFSGAQSDEIADPRPYCEIIRQWSTFHPEFAFLPRKFKVAVNASEQTDRAAIQVHDIGLQMVRNETGDLGFRVHVGGGLGRTPMVGPVIRDFLPELDLLTYLEAVLRVYNRYGRRDNKFKARIKILVKALTPEGFAEKVEAEWQHIKESPTRLTPEAIQRIQAYFTEPDYAEIDNATGLLASQRFENRGFDQWLTHNVDTHKKAGYAIVSLTMKKTGTPPGDVSDKQLEQIADLADEFSFGEIRVTHQQNVVLADVRQDRLFELWQAITPMGFGTANLNTLTDVICCPGGDYCALANAKSIPVAEAIQRQFDDLDYLYDLGNIDLNISGCMNACGHHHVGNIGVLGVDKKGQEFYQISLGGSSHHDASIGKILGPSFARDEMPKVISKIIDVYVDKRTEEETFLDTYRRVGIDPFKERVYA
- a CDS encoding DUF2970 domain-containing protein; protein product: MTESTEAEKREEKKPRGPGVLKVMQSILAGAFGVQSDKRREEDFSSHSPWPYIIAGILFTASFVVGLIVIVNLVLASQ